From Drosophila yakuba strain Tai18E2 chromosome 2L, Prin_Dyak_Tai18E2_2.1, whole genome shotgun sequence, one genomic window encodes:
- the LOC6526614 gene encoding sorting nexin-21 has protein sequence MPIHAVMAKRPPHQPSFDGEPPGPDELDSPAIEAAALDIPPPESDKALQKGVWERPTTAEYKPTTDGSTVLRFDILLAHIMPPDGEDVKIKRFVVYELTVKQDGATEDTQPAKIERRYTDFRELYLGLKRQHPAEMANKYFPAKVLMGNFKSELIGERSAAFEAFLTYVASQAKLRDSEDFLRFLQHDELTRACQFLDERRNEMAIPILENCFRLLNKIYMNRSRPVLLILCRLVAACTSSPVPHHAAERWALLALSRFETLCDIDLLPLYIPLLHTCAHLWWQRGQDQKPITDRLTDMSKQGINTANIESLMQAIHKIDPRTETI, from the exons ATGCCCA TTCACGCCGTGATGGCAAAGCGCCCGCCACACCAGCCTTCCTTCGATGGGGAGCCACCCGGTCCGGATGAGCTGGACAGCCCAGCCATCGAGGCGGCGGCCCTCGACATTCCCCCTCCCGAATCAGATAAGGCGCTCCAAAAAG GTGTCTGGGAGCGACCCACTACTGCGGAGTATAAGCCGACCACTGATGGGAGCACCGTGCTCCGCTTTGACATCTTGCTGGCCCACATAATGCCTCCCGATGGCGAGGATGTGAAGATCAAGCGGTTCGTGGTCTATGAGCTCACTGTAAAGCAGGATGGCGCCACGGAGGACACTCAGCCGGCAAAGATTGAACGCCGCTACACCGACTTTCGGGAGCTTTATCTGGGCCTTAAGCGGCAACATCCTGCGGAAATGGCCAACAAGTACTTTCCAGCCAAGGTACTGATGGGCAATTTTAAGTCCGAGCTAATTGGCGAACGGAGTGCTGCCTTTGAGGCGTTCCTCACGTATGTGGCCAGCCAGGCGAAACTTCGGGACTCGGAGGATTTCCTGCGCTTCCTGCAGCACGACGAACTGACCAGGGCGTGCCAGTTTCTGGATGAGCGGCGTAACGAGATGGCCATACCCATTCTGGAGAACTGTTTCCGCTTGCTGAACAAGATATACATGAATCGATCAAGACCGGTGCTTTTAATACTGTGCCGTCTGGTGGCTGCCTGCACCTCGTCCCCAGTGCCTCATCACGCTGCCGAGAGGTGGGCCCTCTTGGCACTGAGTCGCTTCGAGACGTTGTGCGATATAGATTTGCTGCCGCTGTACATTCCCCTGCTCCACACCTGCGCCCACCTGTG GTGGCAGCGCGGCCAGGATCAAAAGCCGATCACCGACCGACTGACTGACATGTCCAAGCAGGGCATCAACACAGCGAACATCGAGAGCCTCATGCAGGCTATTCACAAGATCGATCCTCGCACTGAAACAATTTGA
- the LOC6526613 gene encoding transportin-3, with protein MDTYSVDVVYQAISALFQGNNPKEQEKANKWLQDFQKSIYSWTIADELLHQKRDLHANYFAAQTMRNKIQNSFSELPPHTHESLRDSLITHIGQIDEQTDNVIVTQLSLAVADLALLMASWREPINDLLVTLAPHQCAIWPLLEVLKVLPEEIDSRYLRLGANRREEVHKQLDASAECVLKFLCMCLQREDLDQQRVWNAALRTYSAWLVIHAFPVSHVYNNALTQLAFRLLSLPETTGKLHDNATECVCALLSCINTRQDSASEPESSFEAQIFGAVCMLETPYHLSVAHEDTDKTINYCRIFTSLCDAFFYDLLADAQKPHYSLKGLDLVLLCVGHFDYEVAEITFHLWYKLSEDLFQRNEDKLTALFRPHIERLISALFRHSQMESDHDGLIEENNNFFDFRRKVSDLIKDVAFIVGSGACFKQMFHILQAPETTWESTEAALFIMQNVAKNILPDENEVIPKVVEAILNMSEQTHIAVRYTAILLIGELCDWIENHTESLEAVLNFLLYALQQKNGLAPAAAIALTSICSACRQKMVCHISGLVEIARSLDSFQINNDVAIGLLKGISLILTRLPREQLQPALREIVGFQLQPLAQLVDSTGGSVQKGERTDPVYWIDRACAIIRHTNPDVPDNVEHPTVAILNDAWQLISRVMDKYQSDLRIMERTCRLIRYGIRMVRKQAMLLVEPLIKQMVVLYAVQHHSCFLYVGSILVDEFAKSSECIGGLLEMLQAFIEPTFGLLQMENGLKNNPDTVDDFFRLASRYLDCCPHQLLQSSLITPIFQCALIACSLDHREANSSVMKFFINLLVWGRSNNHSRNTECRPLVVELANQHGGALVMNLIQASVFQLHSYMLVDVAEVLHELKQVVGNERMQPFLAQALEALPKKNSGGYVTATQQQLDEFSSTVLRADTTKAISQALKTFTRLFR; from the exons ATGGATACGTACTCGGTGGACGTGGTGTACCAAGCAATCAGCGCCCTCTTCCAGGGCAACAACcccaaggagcaggagaaggccAACAAATGGCTGCAGGACTTCCAGAAGTCG ATCTATTCTTGGACGATTGCGGACGAGCTGTTGCACCAGAAGCGAGACCTCCACGCCAACTACTTTGCTGCCCAGACCATGCGGAACAAGATACAGAACTCCTTCAGCGAACTGCCACCGCACACGCACGAGTCTCTGCGGGATTCCCTGATTACACACATAGGACAGATCGACGAGCAGACAGACAATGTGATTGTGACACAGCTCAGTCTGGCGGTCGCGGATTTGGCTCTGCTGATGGCCAGTTGGCGGGAGCCAATCAACGATCTCCTGGTGACACTGGCGCCGCATCAGTGCGCCATCTGGCCCCTGCTGGAGGTGCTCAAAGTGCTGCCCGAGGAAATAGACTCTCGGTATCTGCGGCTGGGCGCCAATCGGCGCGAGGAGGTGCACAAGCAGCTGGACGCCAGCGCAGAGTGCGTCCTGAAGTTCCTGTGCATGTGCCTACAGCGGGAGGATCTCGACCAGCAGCGCGTGTGGAATGCCGCGTTGCGCACCTACAGTGCCTGGCTGGTGATCCATGCCTTTCCCGTTTCGCATGTGTATAACAACGCCCTCACCCAGCTGGCCTTTCGGTTGCTCTCGCTGCCAGAGACCACGGGAAAATTGCACGACAATGCCACTGAGTGCGTGTGTGCCTTGCTCTCCTGCATAAACACACGACAGGATAGCGCCAGCGAACCGGAGTCTTCCTTCGAGGCACAGATCTTTGGAGCTGTCTGCATGCTGGAGACTCCCTATCACTTGAGTGTTGCGCACGAGGACACCGATAAGACGATCAACTACTGCAGAATTTTCACTTCGTTGTGCGATGCCTTCTTCTACGATTTATTGGCCGATGCCCAGAAGCCACACTACAGTTTGAAAGGACTGGATCTGGTGCTGCTTTGCGTCGGACACTTTGACTACGAGGTGGCCGAGATCACCTTCCACCTATGGTACAAGCTCAGCGAGGATCTCTTCCAGCGCAACGAGGATAAGCTGACGGCTCTATTCCGGCCGCACATTGAGCGACTGATAAGCGCCCTGTTTCGTCACTCGCAGATGGAGAGCGACCACGACGGGCTCATCGAGGAGAACAACAATTtcttt GACTTTCGACGAAAGGTCTCAGATCTGATAAAAGACGTGGCCTTTATAGTGGGATCCGGAGCGTGCTTTAAGCAAATGTTTCATATCCTGCAAGCACCAGAAACTACGTGGGAGTCCACGGAGGCAGCACTGTTCATTATGCAGAATGTAGCCAAAAATATACTGCC AGATGAGAACGAGGTGATCCCCAAGGTGGTGGAGGCGATTCTTAATATGTCGGAGCAAACGCACATAGCAGTTAGGTACACTGCGATTCTTCTGATCGGGGAACTGTGCGACTGGATTGAGAACCATACTGAATCCCTGGAGGCAGTCCTCAACTTTCTGCTGTACGCCCTGCAGCAAAAGAATGGCTTGGCGCCAGCTGCGGCCATTGCATTGACCTCCATTTGCTCCGCCTGCCGACAGAAGATGGTGTGCCACATCAGCGGTCTGGTGGAGATCGCCCGCAGCCTGGACAGCTTTCAAATAAACAACGATGTGGCCATAGGCTTGCTAAAGGGCATATCACTTATTCTGACTCGCCTGCCACGCGAGCAACTGCAGCCTGCGCTGCGGGAAATCGTCGGTTTCCAGCTGCAACCGCTTGCTCAACTGGTGGACAGCACTGGAGGTAGTGTTCAAAAGGGAGAGCGCACCGATCCCGTTTACTGGATAGATCGAGCCTGCGCTATTATCCGGCACACGAATCCCGACGTTCCCGACAACGTCGAGCACCCCACAGTAGCTATTCTGAACGACGCCTGGCAGCTTATATCGCGGGTGATGGATAAGTACCAGAGTGACCTGCGTATTATGGAGCGCACCTGCCGACTGATTCGCTACGGCATTCGCATGGTGAGAAAGCAAGCGATGCTGCTAGTGGAACCGCTGATCAAACAAATGGTTGTGCTGTATGCTGTGCAGCACCACAGTTGCTTCCTCTACGTGGGATCCATACTGGTGGATGAGTTTGCAAAGTCCAGCGAGTGTATTGGCGGTCTGTTGGAGATGCTTCAGGCATTTATAGAACCCACCTTTGGCCTGCTGCAGATGGAGAACGGCCTGAAAAATAATCCCGACACAGTGGATGATTTCTTCCGTTTGGCATCGCGTTACTTAGACTGTTGTCCCCACCAGCTGCTCCAGAGCAGTCTCATCACGCCGATCTTCCAGTGTGCTTTAATAGCCTGCTCTTTGGACCACCGCGAGGCCAACTCCTCAGTGATGAAGTTCTTTATCAATCTGTTGGTTTGGGGCAGATCGAATAACCACAGTCGGAACACCGAGTGTCGTCCCTTGGTGGTGGAGCTGGCGAATCAACATGGCGGAGCTCTGGTGATGAACTTGATTCAAGCTTCGGTCTTTCAACTGCACTCTTACATGCTGGTGGATGTGGCCGAGGTGCTCCACGAACTGAAGCAGGTGGTGGGCAACGAGCGGATGCAGCCGTTCCTGGCCCAGGCTTTAGAGGCACTGCCCAAGAAGAACAGTGGTGGTTACGTGACAGCCACGCAGCAACAGCTGGACGAATTCAGCAGCACAGTTCTGAG AGCGGACACAACGAAAGCAATTTCTCAAGCCTTGAAAACCTTCACGCGACTCTTCCGCTAA
- the LOC6526612 gene encoding SNAPIN protein homolog, translating into MDSDSTVTSLEENTENFCTNPTRDILAEGITNLFKPTIERLDERVASTIQLQAELRGQLDALAAQLRDIEKAQSQIPEFADKVKELLNVKHKVTVISNVLVTSQERLTGLHKLIEKEQRRRQALLDSALSTNIS; encoded by the coding sequence ATGGATTCGGACAGCACCGTAACTTCCTTGGAGGAGAACACGGAGAACTTCTGCACGAATCCCACGCGCGACATCCTCGCCGAGGGCATCACCAACCTCTTCAAGCCGACCATCGAAAGGTTGGACGAGCGTGTGGCCTCCACCATCCAGTTACAGGCGGAGCTTCGTGGCCAACTGGACGCACTGGCCGCCCAGCTGAGGGACATCGAAAAAGCGCAGAGTCAAATACCCGAGTTCGCGGACAAGGTGAAGGAGCTGCTGAACGTGAAGCACAAGGTGACAGTCATCAGCAACGTGTTGGTAACCAGCCAGGAGCGGCTCACGGGTTTGCACAAGCTGATAGAGAAGGAACAGCGTCGGCGACAGGCGCTCCTGGACTCCGCTCTCAGCACCAACATATCTTAA
- the LOC6526611 gene encoding methyltransferase N6AMT1: protein METPYTDHLSLEDFEHVYEPAEDSFLLLDALEKDLEYLDQLQPRLCVELGSGSGVIITALAKKLAGFSLCLATDINPKACNATRRTATRNGARLDSIRCSLADALRSQSVDVLLFNPPYVVTSDAELQTQQFDTHSESSTDRNLVFSWAGGQDGRRVTDILLKQLDDILSPRGVLYLLLLRENKPEEIIQYLEGLKFRAVKFMERRIPGEHLYILKVTRSSASS, encoded by the coding sequence ATGGAGACGCCCTACACCGACCACTTGAGCCTGGAGGATTTCGAACACGTTTACGAGCCAGCGGAGGACTCGTTCCTGCTACTGGATGCCCTGGAAAAGGATCTGGAGTACCTGGACCAGCTACAGCCCCGTCTTTGCGTGGAACTGGGCTCTGGCTCGGGAGTTATTATCACGGCGCTGGCTAAGAAACTAGCTGGCTTTTCACTGTGCCTAGCCACGGATATCAATCCAAAAGCCTGTAATGCCACACGAAGGACTGCGACTCGGAATGGAGCTCGCTTGGATAGCATTCGCTGCAGCTTAGCTGATGCACTGCGCTCGCAATCTGTGGACGTGCTGCTCTTCAACCCGCCCTATGTGGTCACCAGCGATGCGGAGCTGCAAACGCAACAGTTCGATACCCACAGCGAATCCTCAACGGATCGCAATCTGGTTTTCTCCTGGGCTGGTGGTCAGGATGGGCGACGCGTCACGGACATTCTACTGAAGCAACTGGATGACATTCTTTCGCCTCGAGGCGTTCTCTACCTACTCCTTCTGCGGGAGAACAAGCCTGAGGAGATTATCCAATACTTAGAGGGCCTCAAGTTCCGGGCTGTTAAGTTCATGGAGCGACGCATTCCTGGCGAGCATCTGTACATACTGAAGGTCACCAGGTCCTCTGCATCATCATGA